Proteins from one Oncorhynchus masou masou isolate Uvic2021 chromosome 12, UVic_Omas_1.1, whole genome shotgun sequence genomic window:
- the LOC135550722 gene encoding rho GTPase-activating protein 7-like isoform X2, with protein sequence MLITKIEAKEACDWLRAAGFPQYVQLYKDCRFPIAIDWVKSDHGFLDKDALDSLCRRLSTLNKCVELRLELGRSKRRGEGSEDEEPCAISTKWAYERRTRRWRRLEGMGFLHSPDSQGMSLCDANDHHEVYSLHSTSSTESEGCESPKTAIDDQETSGSSSRCSSINKIPSLDTSFSGPPSPGGETPSFSSAEERFLDKPPRKKGPSLLRKMEKLRLRGTSNLHSPTHSGLSRARLVISGPVLQDSLDVEHRLRRLQCLDISTLRHRDRDRPGSQASSSPSSPHSGSSSPSPSESSSTVSTPSPITRVRSNCRVREQHQGGLHRNPVREHQDYKNDRNNHESLVFQIPQGHKPGTFPTALTHNNILLPIDNTSINWRTGSFHGYRGRQSRGCAAAKDKDSTCCSSLASLDHRVSIYDNVPIGQVIGQEVEHHGEAETGEISENDDVFSALDSVMERIIGLQQLVNTWTDKLLEDGESETNRRSTPSPCPSSSSNHIHLEVKEAEDLGPGAMEGEGEGDEENLEKESADGDDPEAQSPPCSIRQSQHHWSSEQSLPSVTPSGSGVEAQSVSQLHLLQKLSLLKLTALMDKYSPSSKQGWNWTFPKPLRKTKAPELKGRRVFGVPLLHGVQQTGEPLPSSILKAIIYLRTECLDQVGLFRKSGVKSRIQYLRDMVEADPEAMSYEGQSAFDVADMVKQYFRDLPEPVFSSKLCKSFLHIYQYFPKDQQFCAAQAAILLLPDENREALQTLLLFLRDVVGCVDENQMTPTNIAVCLAPSLFHLNTLKREDNTARSSHRKYSLGRPDQRDLSENLAATQGLAHMVTESLCLFKLPEFWPGQSVSNPSEEAVWVDVGRSSPSQGEEEEQDERARLVQTTQLLLREAREKSRGWESCSGPDNVDLAFKKVDDGWPLWLWKGSVEVDAPQKEALQRVLREHGHWEKTLKQSAVVQTLTKDTEVYRYLLQGLGSRPPQEHLLLRTWQSDLSAGPAYVSAVSTEHREAPMEGVRAQVLSCLYLVEPLGAKKSRLKHLCRTDTRGRSQEWHNRVSGHLLASNLLAIRDSFRPDHR encoded by the exons ATGTTGATTACAA AGATCGAAGCAAAGGAGGCTTGCGATTGGCTGAGAGCGGCCGGCTTCCCCCAGTACGTGCAATTATACAAAG ATTGCAGGTTCCCCATTGCTATAGACTGGGTAAAGAGTGATCATGGTTTCCTGGATAAGGACGCGCTAGATTCCCTCTGCAG GAGATTAAGCACTTTAAACAAATGTGTGGAGCTGAGGTTGGAGCTGGGCAGATCAAAAAGACGG ggggaggggtcagagGACGAGGAGCCCTGTGCCATCAGCACAAAATGGGCCTATGAGAGGCGAACAAGGCGCTGGCGTCGCCTGGAGGGAATGGGCTTCCTACATTCACCGGACAGCCAGGGCATGTCCCTGTGTGACGCCAACGACCACCACGAGGTCTACTCCCTCCATAGCACCAGCAGCACAGAGAGCGAGGGTTGTGAGAGCCCCAAGACTGCCATTGATGACCAGGAGACCAGCGGGAGCTCTTCTCGCTGCTCCTCCATCAACAAGATCCCATCCCTAGACACTTCATTTAGCGGGCCCCCCTCCCCAGGGGGTGAGACGCCCAGTTTTAGCAGCGCTGAGGAGCGCTTCCTTGACAAGCCCCCCAGGAAGAAGGGCCCCAGTCTGCTGAGGAAGATGGAAAAACTGCGTCTGAGGGGCACGTCCAACCTCCACTCCCCCACCCACAGTGGCCTCAGCAGGGCCAGGCTGGTCATCTCTGGCCCCGTGCTCCAGGATAGTCTGGATGTCGAGCACAGGCTGAGACGGCTTCAGTGTCTGGATATCTCCACCCTGCGGCACAGGGATAGGGACCGTCCAGGCAGCCAGGCCTCCTCCTCACCTTCCTCCCCCCACTCGGGCAGCAGCAGCCCCAGCCCTTCAGAGAGCAGCAGTACTGTCAGCACCCCCAGCCCCATCACCAGAGTACGCAGCAACTGCCGGGTCCGAGAACAGCACCAGGGGGGACTCCACAGAAACCCGGTCCGAGAGCACCAGGACTACAAGAACGACAGAAATAACCACGAGAGCCTGGTCTTCCAGATCCCCCAGGGGCACAAGCCAGGCACATTCCCCACAGCCCTCACTCACAACAACATCCTGTTGCCCATAGACAACACCTCCATCAACTGGAGGACTGGGAGTTTCCACGGGTACCGCGGGAGACAGAGCAGGGGATGTGCAGCGGCCAAGGACAAGGATTCCACCTGCTGCAGCTCCCTAGCCTCATTGGACCACCGGGTCAGTATCTATGACAACGTGCCAATAGGCCAGGTGATTGGCCAGGAGGTGGAGCATCATGGGGAGGCGGAGACGGGGGAGATCAGCGAAAACGATGATGTCTTCTCCGCGCTGGACAGCGTGATGGAGCGTATCATCGGCCTGCAGCAGCTCGTCAACACCTGGACAGACAAACTGTTGGAGGACGGTGAATCGGAGACTAACCGCCGCTCCACACCCTCGCCCTGCCCCTCGTCCTCCTCCAATCACATCCACCTGGAGGTCAAGGAGGCAGAGGATTTGGGGCCAGGAGCCATGGAGGGGGAGGGTGAAGGGGATGAGGAGAACCTAGAGAAGGAGTCTGCGGATGGAGATGACCCTGAGGCACAGTCACCACCATGTAGTATCAG ACAGAGCCAACACCACTGGTCCAGCGAGCAGAGTCTTCCATCAGTTACCCCCAGCGGCTCAGGAGTCGAGGCCCAGTCTGTTTCTCAGCTTCACCTTCTGCAGAAACTCTCCCTGCTTAAACTCACTGCTCTCATGGACAAGTACTCCCCATCTAGCAAGCAGGGCTGGAACTG GACATTCCCAAAGCCTCTGAGGAAGACCAAAGCCCCAGAGCTGAAGGGCAGGAGGGTGTTTGGTGTACCCCTCCTCCATGGTGTGCAGCAGACAGGGGAACCACTACCTTCCAGCATCCTCAAGGCCATAATTTATCTGAGGACAGAGTGTCTCGATCAG gtGGGTCTGTTTCGAAAGTCGGGGGTGAAGTCTCGTATCCAGTACCTGCGCGACATGGTGGAGGCGGACCCAGAGGCCATGTCCTACGAGGGCCAATCAGCTTTTGACGTGGCTGATATGGTGAAGCAGTACTTCAGAGACCTACCAGAACCTGTGTTCTCCAGCAAGCTCTGCAAGTCCTTCCTGCATATCTACCAAT ACTTCCCCAAAGACCAGCAGTTCTGTGCGGCCCAAGCAGCCATCTTACTCCTGCCTGATGAGAACCGTGAGGCCCTGCagacactcctcctcttcctccgagATGTGGTGGGCTGCGTGGACGAAAACCAGATGACCCCCACCAACATCGCTGTGTGCCTGGccccctccctcttccatctcaACACCCTGAAGAGAGAGGACAACACAGCAAG GTCAAGCCACAGGAAGTACAGCCTGGGTAGGCCTGACCAGAGGGACCTTAGTGAGAACCTGGCTGCCACTCAAGGCCTGGCCCACATGGTGACGGAGTCCCTGTGCCTCTTCAAG CTTCCAGAGTTCTGGCCGGGCCAGAGTGTGAGCAACCCCAGTGAGGAGGCTGTCTGGGTGGATGTGGGTCGGAGTTCGCCCTctcagggtgaggaggaggagcaggatgaGAGGGCCAGACTGGTCCAGACCACCCAGCTCCTGTTGAGAGAGGCCAgggagaagagtagaggctggGAGTCCTGCTCTGGACCAGACAATGTGGACCTGGCTTTTAAGAAG GTGGATGATGGCTGGCCCCTGTGGTTGTGGAAGGGCTCTGTTGAGGTAGATGCCCCCCAGAAAGAAGCCCTCCAGCGGGTCCTGAGGGAGCATGGGCACTGGGAGAAGACCCTCAAACAGTCTGCAGTAGTCCAGACACTGACCAAGGACACCGAGGTCTACCGCTACCTCCTGCAAGGCCTGGGATCCCGGCCTCCACAGGAGCACCTGCTGCTGAG GACCTGGCAGTCAGACCTGTCGGCTGGTCCTGCTTATGTGTCGGCTGTGTCAACAGAGCACCGTGAGGCCCCCATGGAGGGGGTGAGAGCCCAGGTCCTCTCTTGCCTCTACCTGGTAGAACCCCTGGGGGCTAAGAAGTCCCGACTTAAACACCTCTGTCGTACAGATACAAG GGGCCGGTCCCAGGAGTGGCACAACAGAGTGAGTGGACACCTACTGGCTTCCAACCTGCTGGCTATCAGGGACTCCTTCAGACCTGACCATAGATAG
- the LOC135550722 gene encoding rho GTPase-activating protein 7-like isoform X1 produces MAHIGKTPLRRSFSEHVKVSTNKAWDVFWKSAREKRLWEIEAKEACDWLRAAGFPQYVQLYKDCRFPIAIDWVKSDHGFLDKDALDSLCRRLSTLNKCVELRLELGRSKRRGEGSEDEEPCAISTKWAYERRTRRWRRLEGMGFLHSPDSQGMSLCDANDHHEVYSLHSTSSTESEGCESPKTAIDDQETSGSSSRCSSINKIPSLDTSFSGPPSPGGETPSFSSAEERFLDKPPRKKGPSLLRKMEKLRLRGTSNLHSPTHSGLSRARLVISGPVLQDSLDVEHRLRRLQCLDISTLRHRDRDRPGSQASSSPSSPHSGSSSPSPSESSSTVSTPSPITRVRSNCRVREQHQGGLHRNPVREHQDYKNDRNNHESLVFQIPQGHKPGTFPTALTHNNILLPIDNTSINWRTGSFHGYRGRQSRGCAAAKDKDSTCCSSLASLDHRVSIYDNVPIGQVIGQEVEHHGEAETGEISENDDVFSALDSVMERIIGLQQLVNTWTDKLLEDGESETNRRSTPSPCPSSSSNHIHLEVKEAEDLGPGAMEGEGEGDEENLEKESADGDDPEAQSPPCSIRQSQHHWSSEQSLPSVTPSGSGVEAQSVSQLHLLQKLSLLKLTALMDKYSPSSKQGWNWTFPKPLRKTKAPELKGRRVFGVPLLHGVQQTGEPLPSSILKAIIYLRTECLDQVGLFRKSGVKSRIQYLRDMVEADPEAMSYEGQSAFDVADMVKQYFRDLPEPVFSSKLCKSFLHIYQYFPKDQQFCAAQAAILLLPDENREALQTLLLFLRDVVGCVDENQMTPTNIAVCLAPSLFHLNTLKREDNTARSSHRKYSLGRPDQRDLSENLAATQGLAHMVTESLCLFKLPEFWPGQSVSNPSEEAVWVDVGRSSPSQGEEEEQDERARLVQTTQLLLREAREKSRGWESCSGPDNVDLAFKKVDDGWPLWLWKGSVEVDAPQKEALQRVLREHGHWEKTLKQSAVVQTLTKDTEVYRYLLQGLGSRPPQEHLLLRTWQSDLSAGPAYVSAVSTEHREAPMEGVRAQVLSCLYLVEPLGAKKSRLKHLCRTDTRGRSQEWHNRVSGHLLASNLLAIRDSFRPDHR; encoded by the exons AGATCGAAGCAAAGGAGGCTTGCGATTGGCTGAGAGCGGCCGGCTTCCCCCAGTACGTGCAATTATACAAAG ATTGCAGGTTCCCCATTGCTATAGACTGGGTAAAGAGTGATCATGGTTTCCTGGATAAGGACGCGCTAGATTCCCTCTGCAG GAGATTAAGCACTTTAAACAAATGTGTGGAGCTGAGGTTGGAGCTGGGCAGATCAAAAAGACGG ggggaggggtcagagGACGAGGAGCCCTGTGCCATCAGCACAAAATGGGCCTATGAGAGGCGAACAAGGCGCTGGCGTCGCCTGGAGGGAATGGGCTTCCTACATTCACCGGACAGCCAGGGCATGTCCCTGTGTGACGCCAACGACCACCACGAGGTCTACTCCCTCCATAGCACCAGCAGCACAGAGAGCGAGGGTTGTGAGAGCCCCAAGACTGCCATTGATGACCAGGAGACCAGCGGGAGCTCTTCTCGCTGCTCCTCCATCAACAAGATCCCATCCCTAGACACTTCATTTAGCGGGCCCCCCTCCCCAGGGGGTGAGACGCCCAGTTTTAGCAGCGCTGAGGAGCGCTTCCTTGACAAGCCCCCCAGGAAGAAGGGCCCCAGTCTGCTGAGGAAGATGGAAAAACTGCGTCTGAGGGGCACGTCCAACCTCCACTCCCCCACCCACAGTGGCCTCAGCAGGGCCAGGCTGGTCATCTCTGGCCCCGTGCTCCAGGATAGTCTGGATGTCGAGCACAGGCTGAGACGGCTTCAGTGTCTGGATATCTCCACCCTGCGGCACAGGGATAGGGACCGTCCAGGCAGCCAGGCCTCCTCCTCACCTTCCTCCCCCCACTCGGGCAGCAGCAGCCCCAGCCCTTCAGAGAGCAGCAGTACTGTCAGCACCCCCAGCCCCATCACCAGAGTACGCAGCAACTGCCGGGTCCGAGAACAGCACCAGGGGGGACTCCACAGAAACCCGGTCCGAGAGCACCAGGACTACAAGAACGACAGAAATAACCACGAGAGCCTGGTCTTCCAGATCCCCCAGGGGCACAAGCCAGGCACATTCCCCACAGCCCTCACTCACAACAACATCCTGTTGCCCATAGACAACACCTCCATCAACTGGAGGACTGGGAGTTTCCACGGGTACCGCGGGAGACAGAGCAGGGGATGTGCAGCGGCCAAGGACAAGGATTCCACCTGCTGCAGCTCCCTAGCCTCATTGGACCACCGGGTCAGTATCTATGACAACGTGCCAATAGGCCAGGTGATTGGCCAGGAGGTGGAGCATCATGGGGAGGCGGAGACGGGGGAGATCAGCGAAAACGATGATGTCTTCTCCGCGCTGGACAGCGTGATGGAGCGTATCATCGGCCTGCAGCAGCTCGTCAACACCTGGACAGACAAACTGTTGGAGGACGGTGAATCGGAGACTAACCGCCGCTCCACACCCTCGCCCTGCCCCTCGTCCTCCTCCAATCACATCCACCTGGAGGTCAAGGAGGCAGAGGATTTGGGGCCAGGAGCCATGGAGGGGGAGGGTGAAGGGGATGAGGAGAACCTAGAGAAGGAGTCTGCGGATGGAGATGACCCTGAGGCACAGTCACCACCATGTAGTATCAG ACAGAGCCAACACCACTGGTCCAGCGAGCAGAGTCTTCCATCAGTTACCCCCAGCGGCTCAGGAGTCGAGGCCCAGTCTGTTTCTCAGCTTCACCTTCTGCAGAAACTCTCCCTGCTTAAACTCACTGCTCTCATGGACAAGTACTCCCCATCTAGCAAGCAGGGCTGGAACTG GACATTCCCAAAGCCTCTGAGGAAGACCAAAGCCCCAGAGCTGAAGGGCAGGAGGGTGTTTGGTGTACCCCTCCTCCATGGTGTGCAGCAGACAGGGGAACCACTACCTTCCAGCATCCTCAAGGCCATAATTTATCTGAGGACAGAGTGTCTCGATCAG gtGGGTCTGTTTCGAAAGTCGGGGGTGAAGTCTCGTATCCAGTACCTGCGCGACATGGTGGAGGCGGACCCAGAGGCCATGTCCTACGAGGGCCAATCAGCTTTTGACGTGGCTGATATGGTGAAGCAGTACTTCAGAGACCTACCAGAACCTGTGTTCTCCAGCAAGCTCTGCAAGTCCTTCCTGCATATCTACCAAT ACTTCCCCAAAGACCAGCAGTTCTGTGCGGCCCAAGCAGCCATCTTACTCCTGCCTGATGAGAACCGTGAGGCCCTGCagacactcctcctcttcctccgagATGTGGTGGGCTGCGTGGACGAAAACCAGATGACCCCCACCAACATCGCTGTGTGCCTGGccccctccctcttccatctcaACACCCTGAAGAGAGAGGACAACACAGCAAG GTCAAGCCACAGGAAGTACAGCCTGGGTAGGCCTGACCAGAGGGACCTTAGTGAGAACCTGGCTGCCACTCAAGGCCTGGCCCACATGGTGACGGAGTCCCTGTGCCTCTTCAAG CTTCCAGAGTTCTGGCCGGGCCAGAGTGTGAGCAACCCCAGTGAGGAGGCTGTCTGGGTGGATGTGGGTCGGAGTTCGCCCTctcagggtgaggaggaggagcaggatgaGAGGGCCAGACTGGTCCAGACCACCCAGCTCCTGTTGAGAGAGGCCAgggagaagagtagaggctggGAGTCCTGCTCTGGACCAGACAATGTGGACCTGGCTTTTAAGAAG GTGGATGATGGCTGGCCCCTGTGGTTGTGGAAGGGCTCTGTTGAGGTAGATGCCCCCCAGAAAGAAGCCCTCCAGCGGGTCCTGAGGGAGCATGGGCACTGGGAGAAGACCCTCAAACAGTCTGCAGTAGTCCAGACACTGACCAAGGACACCGAGGTCTACCGCTACCTCCTGCAAGGCCTGGGATCCCGGCCTCCACAGGAGCACCTGCTGCTGAG GACCTGGCAGTCAGACCTGTCGGCTGGTCCTGCTTATGTGTCGGCTGTGTCAACAGAGCACCGTGAGGCCCCCATGGAGGGGGTGAGAGCCCAGGTCCTCTCTTGCCTCTACCTGGTAGAACCCCTGGGGGCTAAGAAGTCCCGACTTAAACACCTCTGTCGTACAGATACAAG GGGCCGGTCCCAGGAGTGGCACAACAGAGTGAGTGGACACCTACTGGCTTCCAACCTGCTGGCTATCAGGGACTCCTTCAGACCTGACCATAGATAG